A single Myxococcales bacterium DNA region contains:
- a CDS encoding enoyl-CoA hydratase/isomerase family protein, with product MSLPTVEIRDHIATVTLNRPEARNALSRAVNAELARLAHALGDDPDVRAIVLTGAGDQAFCAGADLKERKGVPAAESRPYIDAISGAIDAWARIPKPTLCAMNGAAYGGGLELALACDLRLLVAGAEVGLTEVRLGIMPGAGGTQRLPRLIGVAAAKELILLGRRIDAARALALGLVIAVVEPAELAAAVAGIVAELGACAPKSLAMAKAAIDRGTEVDLDAGLRIERECYDVTLFSEDRDEGLRAFAERRPPRFTGR from the coding sequence ATGTCGCTGCCGACCGTCGAGATCCGCGATCACATCGCCACCGTCACCCTCAACCGGCCCGAGGCCCGCAACGCGCTGTCGCGCGCGGTCAACGCCGAGCTGGCCCGGCTGGCCCACGCCCTCGGCGACGACCCCGACGTGCGCGCGATCGTGCTGACCGGCGCCGGCGACCAGGCCTTCTGCGCGGGCGCCGACCTCAAGGAGCGCAAGGGCGTGCCGGCCGCCGAGTCCCGCCCGTACATCGACGCGATCAGCGGCGCCATCGACGCCTGGGCGCGGATCCCCAAGCCGACCCTGTGCGCGATGAACGGCGCGGCCTACGGCGGCGGCCTCGAGCTGGCGCTGGCGTGCGATCTGCGGCTGCTGGTCGCCGGCGCCGAGGTCGGCCTGACCGAGGTGCGCCTGGGCATCATGCCCGGCGCTGGCGGCACCCAGCGCCTGCCGCGGCTGATCGGCGTCGCCGCGGCCAAGGAGCTCATCCTCCTCGGGCGCCGCATCGACGCGGCCCGGGCCCTGGCCCTCGGGCTGGTCATCGCGGTCGTGGAGCCGGCGGAGCTCGCCGCGGCCGTCGCGGGGATCGTCGCCGAGCTGGGCGCCTGCGCGCCGAAGTCCCTGGCGATGGCCAAGGCCGCTATCGACCGCGGCACCGAGGTCGATCTCGACGCCGGCCTGCGCATCGAGCGCGAGTGCTACGACGTGACGCTGTTCAGCGAGGATCGCGACGAGGGGCTCCGGGCCTTCGCCGAGCGCCGGCCGCCGCGCTTCACGGGCCGCTGA
- the uppP gene encoding undecaprenyl-diphosphatase UppP has protein sequence MPIWFAIVLGAVQGLTEFLPVSSTAHLRLAPALLGQHDPGAAFTAVLQLGTLAAVIIYFARDLFIDLPRAFVRDRASPQGRLPIYLVAGTVPIVVVGLATRHLVEGDARSLWVIATTLAVVGVLMAWVDARSTGRRTMDQLALRDALLIGGAQALALCPGVSRSGATIIAALLVGLRRTDAARFSFLLGIPAVAGAGILESRKAVADLGADAWRPLTVALVVAGVTGYATIAWLLKFLGSHRLVGFAAYRVLIAAVVVGLLLAGTVTPFEGV, from the coding sequence GTGCCGATCTGGTTCGCGATCGTCCTGGGTGCGGTCCAGGGGCTCACCGAGTTCTTGCCGGTGTCGTCGACCGCGCACCTGCGCCTGGCGCCGGCGCTGCTCGGCCAGCACGATCCCGGCGCCGCGTTCACCGCGGTGCTGCAGCTCGGCACCCTGGCCGCGGTCATCATCTACTTCGCCCGCGATCTGTTCATCGACCTGCCGCGCGCGTTCGTGCGCGATCGCGCGAGCCCCCAGGGCCGTCTGCCGATCTACCTCGTCGCGGGCACCGTGCCGATCGTCGTGGTCGGGCTCGCGACCCGCCACCTCGTCGAGGGCGACGCCCGGTCGCTGTGGGTGATCGCCACGACCCTGGCGGTCGTCGGCGTCCTGATGGCGTGGGTCGACGCCCGCTCCACCGGCCGGCGGACGATGGACCAGCTGGCCCTGCGCGACGCGCTGCTCATCGGCGGCGCCCAGGCGCTGGCGCTGTGCCCGGGCGTGTCGCGCTCGGGCGCCACGATCATCGCCGCGCTGCTGGTGGGCCTGCGCCGCACCGACGCGGCCCGGTTCTCGTTCCTGCTCGGCATCCCCGCGGTCGCCGGCGCCGGCATCCTCGAGTCCCGCAAGGCCGTGGCCGACCTCGGCGCCGACGCCTGGCGCCCGCTGACGGTCGCGCTGGTGGTCGCCGGGGTCACCGGCTACGCCACGATCGCCTGGCTCTTGAAGTTCCTGGGCAGCCACCGGCTGGTCGGGTTCGCGGCCTACCGCGTGCTGATCGCCGCGGTGGTGGTGGGGCTCTTGCTCGCGGGCACGGTCACGCCGTTCGAGGGTGTGTGA
- a CDS encoding proprotein convertase P-domain-containing protein, whose translation MRSIVGVLVVVAVASPAAADVLTSALDQPLTEVSHAVDVSVADGVATYKVQRVFANAGTKADEVRLEIDLPYGGAATGLRIRAHERWYDGELMEAEQAAKLYQELTGRGRWAPKDPALLYWQWADKLRLRVFPVMAGGTSTVEYTLTVPTRYERGKVYLSYPRLSAEAAPNLAVPVFTVRPGWGDATTAVKIDGARKAPGAPIVLAMPVEPAWLAAIPHDDNASYVSSVVEIADAPAARKAFTKATLTLDLEHTYKGDLRIDLYTPAGEAVEVFDGSGGGTNDVRGAFPVDLPAKTTGVGTWRLVVSDHAALDAGTLTAWKLTLGDKAPVVVDASDLPLFIPDAPENESDGGVATIELAPPVIDAVANRYGRVVASKQHAFARLEVDAAPELRPLPKKPQVVFAIDGSHSMGVEGIAEQLALAQAYLTHVPDAEVEVVIYRRTATRLFGAFVPAAAVAARLAAARTAGRLDPGNGSALDDGARVAAAALATRRGALRLVLTTDNRLRGRFTNALALAGLAAAPAGAVVHVVEARGAGHAVELTRDDAHPLAPLALAHHGIGAVVDGLGAADKHLPARILGLVRPVRIDSFAITGLDLATGKYDQTIPATLDEGAGFRVVVAAATAPTQVELTGMIWGDKFRRVVGSDARFSKAAAAWVFSEDDHQDLSHDEMMTVAMMGRAVSPVTSYLAIEPGVRPSTVGLEEHGSGSGYGVGSGYGGMAGRALVKAPRPDPMTLLRAPAAACVAKHKPAAGWSVRLDLETTSHEVVDVIPGAGAEQPVGTCLTEAVWALQLPRSFDDERATYPLTFR comes from the coding sequence ATGCGCAGCATCGTGGGAGTCCTCGTGGTGGTCGCGGTCGCGAGCCCGGCCGCCGCCGACGTGCTGACCTCGGCGCTCGATCAGCCGCTGACCGAGGTGTCGCACGCGGTCGACGTGTCGGTGGCCGACGGCGTCGCGACCTACAAGGTCCAGCGGGTGTTCGCCAACGCCGGCACCAAGGCCGACGAGGTCCGGCTCGAGATCGATCTGCCGTACGGCGGCGCCGCCACCGGCCTGCGCATCCGCGCCCACGAGCGCTGGTACGACGGCGAGCTGATGGAGGCCGAGCAGGCGGCGAAGCTCTACCAGGAGCTCACCGGCCGCGGCCGCTGGGCGCCCAAGGATCCGGCGCTGCTGTACTGGCAGTGGGCCGACAAGCTGCGGCTGCGGGTGTTCCCGGTCATGGCCGGCGGCACCAGCACCGTCGAGTACACGCTGACCGTGCCGACCCGCTACGAGCGCGGCAAGGTCTACCTGTCGTACCCGCGCCTGAGCGCCGAGGCCGCGCCCAACCTCGCGGTGCCGGTGTTCACGGTGCGGCCGGGCTGGGGCGACGCGACCACCGCGGTCAAGATCGACGGCGCGCGCAAGGCGCCGGGCGCGCCGATCGTGCTGGCGATGCCGGTCGAGCCGGCCTGGCTCGCGGCGATCCCGCACGATGACAACGCCAGCTACGTCAGCAGCGTCGTCGAGATCGCGGACGCGCCGGCGGCGCGCAAGGCCTTCACCAAGGCGACGCTCACCCTCGACCTCGAGCACACGTACAAGGGCGATCTCCGGATCGACCTGTACACGCCCGCGGGCGAGGCGGTCGAGGTGTTCGACGGCAGCGGCGGCGGCACCAACGACGTGCGCGGCGCGTTCCCGGTCGACCTGCCCGCGAAGACCACCGGCGTCGGCACCTGGCGGCTGGTCGTGTCGGACCACGCGGCGCTCGACGCCGGCACGCTGACCGCGTGGAAGCTGACGCTGGGCGACAAGGCGCCGGTCGTCGTCGACGCCAGCGACCTGCCGCTGTTCATCCCCGACGCGCCCGAGAACGAGTCCGACGGCGGCGTCGCGACGATCGAGCTGGCGCCGCCGGTGATCGACGCGGTCGCCAACCGCTACGGCCGGGTGGTCGCGTCCAAGCAGCACGCGTTCGCGCGGCTCGAGGTCGACGCCGCGCCCGAGCTGCGGCCGCTGCCGAAGAAGCCGCAGGTCGTGTTCGCGATCGACGGCTCGCACTCGATGGGCGTCGAGGGCATCGCCGAGCAGCTGGCGCTGGCGCAGGCGTACCTGACGCACGTGCCCGACGCCGAGGTCGAGGTCGTCATCTACCGGCGCACCGCGACCCGGCTGTTCGGCGCCTTCGTGCCGGCGGCGGCGGTGGCCGCGCGGCTCGCGGCGGCGCGCACGGCCGGGCGCCTCGACCCCGGCAACGGCAGCGCGCTCGACGACGGCGCCCGGGTCGCGGCCGCGGCGCTGGCCACCCGCCGGGGCGCGCTGCGCCTGGTGCTGACGACCGACAACCGCCTGCGCGGGCGCTTCACCAACGCGCTGGCGCTGGCGGGCCTGGCGGCGGCGCCGGCCGGCGCGGTCGTGCACGTGGTCGAGGCCCGCGGCGCCGGCCACGCGGTCGAGCTGACCCGCGACGACGCCCACCCGCTGGCGCCGCTGGCGCTGGCCCACCACGGCATCGGCGCGGTCGTCGACGGGCTCGGCGCCGCCGACAAGCACCTGCCGGCGCGGATCCTCGGGTTGGTGCGGCCGGTGCGCATCGACAGCTTCGCGATCACCGGGCTCGATCTCGCGACGGGCAAGTACGACCAGACCATCCCCGCCACGCTCGACGAGGGCGCCGGGTTCCGGGTCGTGGTCGCGGCCGCGACCGCGCCGACCCAGGTCGAGCTGACGGGCATGATCTGGGGCGACAAGTTCCGGCGCGTCGTCGGCAGCGACGCGCGGTTCTCGAAGGCCGCGGCGGCGTGGGTGTTCTCCGAGGACGATCACCAGGACCTGTCCCACGACGAGATGATGACCGTGGCGATGATGGGCCGCGCGGTGTCGCCGGTGACCTCGTACCTGGCGATCGAGCCCGGGGTGCGGCCGTCGACGGTCGGCCTCGAGGAGCACGGCAGCGGCAGCGGCTACGGGGTCGGGTCCGGCTACGGCGGCATGGCCGGCCGCGCGCTGGTGAAGGCGCCGCGGCCCGATCCGATGACGCTCCTGCGGGCCCCGGCGGCCGCGTGCGTGGCCAAGCACAAGCCGGCCGCGGGCTGGAGCGTGCGGCTCGACCTCGAGACCACCAGCCACGAGGTCGTCGACGTGATCCCCGGGGCCGGCGCCGAGCAGCCCGTCGGCACCTGCCTGACCGAGGCGGTGTGGGCGCTGCAGCTGCCGCGCAGCTTCGACGACGAGCGCGCGACGTACCCGCTGACCTTCCGGTAG
- a CDS encoding response regulator transcription factor: MTPVRVLLIDDDARLAELLVDYLGPQGVTLAHAPGGQAGLAQLATGGVDAVLLDVMMPGLDGLAVLRLVRAQAPTLPVIMLTARGDESDRVVGLELGADDYVAKPFSPRELLARLRAVVRRVSPDAVAERLAAAGIAIDVAGRTATVDGAPLELTALELDLLSVLVRRAGRVVPRAALLELAGRGDATVGDRTVDVHISRLRKKLGDAAAARLKTVRGIGYTLARGLDEAG; this comes from the coding sequence ATGACCCCGGTGCGCGTGCTGCTGATCGACGACGACGCGCGGCTCGCCGAGCTGCTGGTCGACTACCTCGGCCCCCAGGGCGTGACGCTCGCGCACGCACCCGGGGGCCAGGCCGGCCTGGCCCAGCTCGCGACCGGCGGCGTCGACGCGGTGCTGCTCGACGTGATGATGCCCGGCCTCGACGGCCTCGCGGTGCTGCGGCTGGTGCGGGCGCAGGCGCCGACCTTGCCGGTGATCATGCTGACCGCGCGCGGCGACGAGTCGGACCGCGTGGTCGGGCTCGAGCTCGGCGCCGACGACTACGTCGCCAAGCCGTTCTCGCCGCGCGAGCTGCTGGCCCGGCTGCGCGCGGTGGTGCGCCGGGTCAGCCCCGACGCGGTGGCCGAGCGCCTGGCGGCGGCCGGGATCGCGATCGACGTCGCCGGGCGGACCGCGACCGTCGACGGCGCCCCGCTCGAGCTGACCGCGCTCGAGCTCGACCTGCTGAGCGTGCTGGTGCGCCGCGCCGGGCGGGTGGTGCCGCGCGCGGCGCTGCTCGAGCTGGCCGGCCGCGGCGACGCGACCGTCGGCGACCGCACCGTCGACGTCCACATCTCGCGCCTGCGCAAGAAGCTCGGCGACGCCGCGGCCGCGCGCCTCAAGACCGTGCGCGGCATCGGCTACACGCTGGCGCGCGGGCTCGACGAGGCCGGATGA
- a CDS encoding HAMP domain-containing histidine kinase, translating to MNRRRRWGEEWRAERALWHRHHHARHHHARHHRRGPWWLQARMRWRIFVGFGLALAAGAWVGATDARWWQLALVLMALWTVAGAMAWRLTRPLLVTIAAARAIGDGKLDTRIDVGRHRGELRLLAITLNEMAERIEQQLRDQRTLLAAVSHELRTPLGHLRVLIETARAADDWAALDGVERELVALDDLVGRLLASARLEFGTLARAPLELAPLVADVALAAGVSADAIAADGDTTAAADPTLIRRAVGNLIANASKHGGGVVAVRIERRGAEVAIEVDDAGPGLSPDRQADAFRAFVPSSGGGLGLGLALVGRIAAAHDGRAWAVARPGGGARVGFAIAIDG from the coding sequence ATGAACCGCCGCCGCCGCTGGGGCGAGGAGTGGCGGGCCGAGCGCGCGCTCTGGCACCGCCACCACCACGCGCGCCACCACCACGCGCGTCACCACCGGCGGGGGCCGTGGTGGCTGCAGGCGCGCATGCGCTGGCGGATCTTTGTCGGCTTCGGCCTGGCGCTGGCGGCCGGCGCCTGGGTCGGCGCCACCGACGCGCGCTGGTGGCAGCTGGCGCTGGTGCTGATGGCGCTGTGGACCGTCGCCGGCGCGATGGCGTGGCGCCTGACCCGGCCGCTGCTGGTCACGATCGCCGCGGCCCGGGCGATCGGCGACGGCAAGCTCGACACCCGCATCGACGTCGGGCGCCACCGCGGCGAGCTGCGGCTGCTCGCGATCACGCTCAACGAGATGGCCGAGCGCATCGAGCAGCAGCTGCGCGATCAGCGCACGCTCCTCGCGGCGGTGTCGCACGAGCTGCGCACGCCGCTGGGCCACCTGCGGGTGCTGATCGAGACCGCGCGCGCCGCCGACGACTGGGCCGCGCTCGACGGCGTCGAGCGCGAGCTGGTCGCGCTCGACGATCTGGTCGGGCGGCTGCTGGCGTCAGCGCGGCTCGAGTTCGGCACGCTCGCGCGGGCGCCGCTCGAGCTGGCGCCGCTGGTGGCCGACGTCGCGCTGGCCGCGGGCGTCAGCGCCGACGCGATCGCCGCGGACGGCGACACCACGGCCGCGGCCGATCCGACGCTGATCCGGCGCGCGGTCGGCAACCTGATCGCCAACGCGAGCAAGCACGGCGGCGGGGTGGTCGCGGTCCGGATCGAGCGACGCGGCGCCGAGGTCGCGATCGAGGTCGACGACGCCGGGCCCGGGCTGTCGCCGGATCGCCAGGCCGACGCGTTCCGCGCGTTCGTGCCGTCGAGCGGCGGCGGGCTCGGCCTGGGGCTGGCGCTGGTCGGGCGCATCGCCGCCGCCCACGACGGCCGGGCCTGGGCGGTGGCGCGGCCGGGCGGCGGGGCCCGGGTCGGGTTCGCGATCGCGATCGATGGGTGA